The uncultured Methanomethylovorans sp. genome contains a region encoding:
- a CDS encoding acyltransferase family protein has product MQSIIDDRTSASKEKTERRYDIDWIRIFGMATIFFYHCGRFFNLDDWHVKNNALSPAITIILAVLGIWMMPLFFMISAMSSYYSLTKRSPQQYILERFKRLVIPLIFGTLVIIVPVQVYIERVSHGQFSGSFIDFYPHYFDGPYAFGGNFAWMGLHLWYLEFLFIFSMLTLPLFVIGIQKKSSSTVSHVFSFLTKPGAIFLLAIPLILVEMFVGQYRDNIIGLQDFGGWSLLTYLVFFITGFFLSLDPKFKDTIEKHRVPALLIATGITLLGIVSNLYEFESVGKYQDILTAATSWCYLLAIFGFGTKYLTSNNAILKYANEAVLPFYILHQTVIVIIGFWIRYWEIGVTTKYIVLSSTSLITIMLLYEFLIRRIKVMRFFFGMK; this is encoded by the coding sequence ATGCAATCCATTATAGACGATAGGACTTCTGCCTCAAAGGAGAAGACGGAAAGACGTTACGATATTGATTGGATACGCATTTTCGGAATGGCAACTATCTTTTTTTATCACTGTGGCAGATTTTTCAATCTTGACGACTGGCATGTGAAAAACAACGCTCTTTCACCTGCTATTACAATAATACTGGCAGTCTTAGGAATATGGATGATGCCCTTGTTCTTTATGATCTCTGCAATGTCATCTTACTATTCACTCACCAAGAGATCTCCACAGCAATACATACTGGAGAGATTTAAAAGGCTTGTAATACCCCTAATATTTGGTACTTTAGTAATCATAGTGCCTGTACAGGTCTATATTGAACGTGTATCACACGGCCAGTTTAGTGGTTCTTTCATTGATTTTTACCCTCACTACTTTGATGGACCCTATGCGTTCGGGGGTAATTTTGCATGGATGGGATTGCATTTATGGTATTTGGAGTTTCTTTTCATATTTTCCATGCTGACTCTTCCATTGTTCGTGATTGGAATTCAGAAAAAAAGCTCCAGTACAGTTTCTCATGTATTTTCCTTTTTAACAAAACCAGGAGCTATTTTCCTGTTGGCAATACCCCTCATCCTTGTGGAGATGTTTGTAGGCCAATACCGAGATAATATCATAGGGCTGCAAGATTTTGGAGGCTGGAGCCTGCTGACCTATCTTGTCTTCTTTATCACGGGATTTTTCCTGTCACTTGATCCAAAATTCAAGGATACAATTGAGAAACACAGAGTACCAGCCTTACTTATCGCCACTGGAATCACCTTGCTGGGAATCGTGAGTAATCTGTACGAATTTGAATCGGTTGGCAAATATCAAGACATATTAACTGCAGCTACTTCCTGGTGCTACCTTCTGGCAATATTTGGTTTTGGCACCAAATACTTGACTTCTAATAATGCCATCCTCAAATATGCCAATGAAGCTGTTCTTCCATTTTATATACTTCACCAGACTGTAATTGTAATCATTGGATTCTGGATAAGGTATTGGGAGATTGGAGTGACAACAAAGTACATAGTGCTGAGTTCAACTTCATTAATAACAATAATGCTGTTATATGAATTCCTGATAAGGAGAATTAAGGTGATGCGTTTCTTTTTTGGAATGAAATGA
- a CDS encoding GTPase: protein MASYKVMVKDVIRKADVLLEVVDARFPDETRNSEVEAEIVYAKKPFIIVMSKCDLVSQENLEKTKSRLSKIAPTVFISSKERFGTTMLRHKILELANIKDRDILVGSLGYPNTGKSSVINGVVGRHRTSTSSISGHTKGVQLVNAGSRIKFIDTPGVIPFDEHDEYMQGMLGIKDATHLKDPIGVALKVIEKMCAENKSALEAFYKVTIENQDSYDVLELIGRQTNCLKKKGEIDDTRVGIRIVNDWQRGLLLV from the coding sequence ATGGCAAGCTACAAGGTAATGGTGAAGGATGTTATTAGAAAGGCGGACGTCCTGCTTGAAGTGGTAGATGCCCGGTTTCCAGATGAAACCAGGAACAGCGAAGTAGAAGCTGAAATAGTATATGCCAAAAAACCTTTTATTATAGTTATGAGCAAATGCGATCTTGTATCACAGGAGAACCTTGAGAAAACAAAATCCCGCTTGTCGAAGATTGCACCTACAGTATTCATATCCAGCAAAGAGAGATTCGGAACAACTATGCTCAGGCACAAGATTCTTGAACTTGCCAATATAAAGGACCGGGATATACTTGTAGGCAGCCTCGGGTACCCTAACACTGGAAAATCGTCGGTTATCAATGGTGTGGTGGGACGCCACAGGACCAGCACTTCTTCTATCTCAGGACACACAAAAGGTGTGCAGCTTGTGAACGCAGGCTCGCGAATCAAGTTCATCGATACACCCGGAGTGATACCTTTTGATGAGCATGACGAATATATGCAGGGTATGCTTGGCATAAAGGATGCAACCCATCTCAAAGACCCTATAGGAGTAGCTTTAAAGGTCATCGAAAAAATGTGTGCAGAGAACAAATCCGCTCTGGAAGCCTTCTACAAGGTGACCATCGAGAACCAGGACTCCTACGATGTGCTTGAACTCATTGGAAGACAAACCAACTGCCTGAAAAAGAAAGGCGAAATAGACGATACACGGGTAGGCATACGCATCGTGAACGATTGGCAGCGAGGATTGCTGTTAGTGTAG
- a CDS encoding MBL fold metallo-hydrolase, which produces MLLGVLLQEPAKRSVNSTNQTYGNITNTTPQNVTPGNISNYTVNHNTSENQYISPEKSPSSTQKSNLTVHFIDVGQEDSILVEYANETILIDSGKSDKTANVSAFLREQGVSSLDFVIWTNPRADHIDSIMEILNEYPVKEFVDSGYLYTNKTYETLLSIIENKSIQYHSAKRGEALNFASDIQVQVLNPPKKLFEDTNENSVILRLVDNNVSFLLMGNAGLEAEESIMYEGYYVESDILKVGRHANSSGKEFIEEVNPDISIIEARSDNEYVYPNSETLQRLQNTSTVYRTDLYGTITVTTNGLTYAVTTEKNPLEQDRTNTTVSYPSIKVRENSK; this is translated from the coding sequence GTGCTGCTTGGTGTCCTACTTCAAGAGCCGGCCAAACGCTCGGTGAATTCTACAAATCAAACTTATGGAAATATAACAAATACTACACCGCAGAATGTCACCCCTGGAAATATATCAAATTACACTGTAAATCACAACACCTCTGAAAACCAATATATTTCACCTGAAAAATCACCATCAAGTACTCAAAAAAGCAATCTTACAGTTCACTTCATAGATGTTGGCCAGGAAGATTCGATACTGGTTGAATACGCTAATGAAACAATACTTATCGATTCTGGCAAAAGTGACAAAACTGCCAATGTATCAGCATTCCTCAGGGAACAAGGAGTTTCCAGCCTTGATTTTGTGATTTGGACCAATCCACGTGCAGACCACATTGACAGTATAATGGAGATACTGAACGAATACCCTGTGAAAGAGTTCGTAGACTCAGGATACTTGTACACGAATAAAACCTATGAAACTCTGCTCAGTATCATTGAAAATAAGAGCATTCAATACCATTCAGCAAAACGCGGAGAAGCACTTAACTTTGCTTCTGATATACAGGTACAGGTATTAAACCCACCAAAAAAACTATTTGAAGACACAAATGAGAACTCTGTAATACTTAGGCTTGTTGACAATAACGTATCATTCCTTCTCATGGGGAATGCTGGCCTTGAAGCAGAAGAAAGTATCATGTACGAAGGATATTACGTGGAGTCCGATATCCTTAAAGTAGGGCGCCATGCAAACAGTTCAGGAAAGGAATTCATAGAAGAGGTTAATCCCGATATAAGTATTATCGAAGCAAGATCAGATAACGAGTATGTATATCCAAACTCAGAGACACTGCAAAGACTGCAGAACACATCTACAGTTTACAGAACTGACCTTTATGGCACTATAACAGTCACAACCAATGGTTTAACCTACGCAGTGACCACTGAAAAGAATCCTCTTGAACAGGACAGAACGAATACGACTGTTTCTTACCCTTCCATTAAAGTGAGAGAAAATTCAAAATAA